From a single Oreochromis niloticus isolate F11D_XX linkage group LG3, O_niloticus_UMD_NMBU, whole genome shotgun sequence genomic region:
- the tmem256 gene encoding transmembrane protein 256 yields MQHRRHFFRPRDTCSYSPNMSASAVVRRLAALSGASAVGAGAYGAHGFKNSDPDDYRIVLFETANKYHFYHSLALLGAAHCGKPAVAGSLLIAGMGMFCGALYHQALTGDPGLRKAAPVGGVAMIVGWLAMIL; encoded by the exons ATGCAGCACCGCCGTCACTTCTTCCGCCCGCGTGACACCTGCAGCTACAGTCCAAACATGAGCGCTTCTGCTGTGGTTCGGAGGTTAGCAGCTCTGTCAGGAGCCTCGGCAGTGGGAGCTGGGGCTTACGGGGCTCACG gTTTCAAGAACAGCGATCCTGATGACTACCGAATAGTG CTTTTTGAAACCGCCAACAAGTACCATTTCTACCACAGCCTGGCCTTGCTGGGTGCTGCCCACTGTGGGAAACCTGCTGTG GCTGGTAGCCTTCTGATTGCGGGCATGGGGATGTTCTGTGGCGCTCTATACCACCAGGCTCTGACAGGGGACCCCGGACTGCGCAAAGCGGCTCCCGTGGGGGGCGTAGCTATGATTGTTGGATGGCTGGCCATGATTCTCTGA